GACAAATTCAACGCCTCGTATGCCTGGGTGGTCGATTTCTACTACGGTAGTTGCGGCAACTTCCATGTTGACAGCAGCCTCAACTTCGTTCGAGCTGTTCGCTGAAGACAATCGGTCATTTGATTATTTGAGTTATTTGATTATTTGGGATGGTTTTATAGGCGGATTTTCAAAACACTAAAATAGCAAAGAAACTTAATTTATTTTCTGTTGATTCTTCGCTTGGTAAGTAGTATATTAAAAAAATAAACGGTCGCAGAACGGTCGCAATTTAGAACTGTAAGTCGTTGTTTAATAAAGGCGGAAAAACTGATTCGTAATCAGTAGGTCAGCGGTTCGACTCCGCTCGGTGGCTCAAAACCATCAAAGGTGCCACATGAAATTGTTGTCTACATTTTCTCTCGTTTTGCTTCTCAGCGGATTTTTTTTACTTGCCGTACCAGCCAGATCACAAAATTCTGTCGGCTATGATTTCTTGCGTACTTTTGTTGGCGCAAGGCCTTCGGCAATGGCAGGAGCCTTTATCTCGGTTCAGGGTGACATTCATAGCCTGGCGTATAATCCGGCCGGTCTTGCTGCGCTCAACTCGAAACAAGCAACCGCTTCCTATCTGAATCACCTTCTCGACTTTCAATCCGGATTTTTGGCTTATGCGCAGCCGTTCGCACAAGGAACAGCAGCAATTGGGCTGCATTTTTTTGACTATGGTCAGTTTGAACGCAAGGACGAGAATAATCTGGGCAGCGGTGAATTCGGGGCCAATAGTTTCGCGTTATCTACCGCCTACTCAAAAACGGTTCTCAAGAATTTGTCGGTTGGCGGCGCCGCAAAGTTCATCCGATTTCAAATTGATGATTTGACAGAAACTGCCCTTGCTTTAGACATCGGTTTGATTTTTTCAATACCGGACTATGCTGTGAATATTGGCTTGGGAATTTTTAACTTCGGGACGACCACCAGCGCCTTTATTGATACAAAGGATGATTTACCCCTCAATTTTCAAGTCGGCGCCTCGAAGACGCTCGAGCATTTACCCGTGATGGTGAATGCCTCACTTGTTAAATTCAAAGATGAAAGCCTTGATTTCAGATTGGGCGGTGAGATTAGTTTGACCGAGCAGCTATTCGTTCGTCTGGGGTATAATTCGGTTGGTCG
This region of candidate division KSB1 bacterium genomic DNA includes:
- a CDS encoding PorV/PorQ family protein, encoding MKLLSTFSLVLLLSGFFLLAVPARSQNSVGYDFLRTFVGARPSAMAGAFISVQGDIHSLAYNPAGLAALNSKQATASYLNHLLDFQSGFLAYAQPFAQGTAAIGLHFFDYGQFERKDENNLGSGEFGANSFALSTAYSKTVLKNLSVGGAAKFIRFQIDDLTETALALDIGLIFSIPDYAVNIGLGIFNFGTTTSAFIDTKDDLPLNFQVGASKTLEHLPVMVNASLVKFKDESLDFRLGGEISLTEQLFVRLGYNSVGRDQKVRTGKDRLAGVSMGFGFKVNKFNIDYSLSSFGEVGSLNRVSLIGQF